In the Hippoglossus stenolepis isolate QCI-W04-F060 chromosome 14, HSTE1.2, whole genome shotgun sequence genome, one interval contains:
- the lrrc8db gene encoding leucine rich repeat containing 8 VRAC subunit Db isoform X2 has protein sequence MFTLTEVASLNDIQPTYRILKPWWDVFMDYLGIVMLMLAIFSGTMQLTKDQVVCLPILEQTPEEAGGFLGPQPPETADGFWNKESAIGEQAAPLMAKRPPDSVAPTIHMAQQSTVGQPQPTGVRTKLDFQQYVFVNQMCYHVALPWYSKYFPYLALIHTIVLMVSSNFWFKYPKTSSKIEHFVSILGKCFESPWTTKALSETACEDSEENKQRLADASCLLKHLSTSSEEGSPNQSAPVLTKSGVTFSAEKLVSEVPSMTILDKKDGEQAKALFEKVRKFRAHVEDSDLIYRLYAIQTVIKTVKFILILCYTMTFVASIDFDHVCEPEIKHLTGYSKFHCTHNMAFMLKKLLVSYIALICVYGVICIYTLFWLFRRPLKEYSFEKVREESSFSDIPDVKNDFAFLLHMVDQYDQLYSKRFGVFLSEVSENKLREISLNHEWTYEKLRQHVTRNAQEKLELHLFMLSGVPDAVFDHTDLEILKLELIPEARITAKISQMINLQELQFYHCPAKVEQTAFIFLRDHLRCLHVKFTDVAEIPSWVYLLKSLRELYLIGNLNSENNKMIGLESLRDLRHLKILHLKSNLTKVPTNITDLSPHLIKLVIHNDGTKLLVLNSLKKMMNLAELELHNCELERIPHAIFSLSNLQELDLKSNNIRTIEEVISFQHLKRLTCLKLWHNKIINIPLSISHVKNLESLYLSHNKLESLPSSLFTLLKLRYLDVSHNSIVVIPLEVGFLQNLQHFAINNNRVEVVPKQLFKCNKLRTLCISHNCISSIPEKIGQLTQLAHLEMKGNCLDRLPVQLGQCCLLRRSCLMVEDHLFDSLPMEVKESINQESSVSFTNGCKCLSDGR, from the coding sequence ATGTTCACCCTCACAGAAGTAGCCTCCCTGAACGACATCCAGCCAACCTATCGAATCCTGAAACCATGGTGGGATGTCTTCATGGATTATCTCGGTATTGTCATGCTGATGTTGGCCATATTTTCAGGAACCATGCAGTTAACCAAAGACCAAGTGGTCTGTCTTCCCATCCTGGAACAAACTCCAGAGGAGGCTGGGGGCTTCTTGGGCCCCCAACCACCAGAGACAGCTGATGGTTTCTGGAACAAAGAAAGTGCCATTGGGGAGCAAGCTGCTCCCCTAATGGCTAAAAGGCCTCCTGATAGCGTTGCACCTACAATTCACATGGCACAGCAATCTACTGTCGGGCAACCCCAACCTACAGGTGTCAGAACCAAGCTGGATTTTCAGCAGTATGTTTTCGTGAACCAGATGTGCTACCATGTTGCCCTTCCTTGGTATTCCAAATATTTCCCCTACCTCGCTCTAATCCACACTATTGTTTTAATGGTCAGCAGCAACTTCTGGTTCAAGTACCCGAAGACAAGCTCCAAAATAGAACATTTTGTGTCCATCcttggaaaatgttttgaatcaCCTTGGACTACTAAAGCACTGTCCGAGACCGCTTGTGAGGACTCGGAGGAGAACAAGCAAAGACTGGCTGATGCGTCCTGCCTCCTTAAACATCTGTCCACAAGCAGCGAGGAGGGGAGTCCAAACCAGTCTGCCCCAGTGCTGACTAAATCTGGGGTCACGTTCTCGGCTGAAAAGCTTGTGAGTGAAGTTCCCTCTATGACGATACTGGACAAGAAAGATGGGGAGCAAGCAAAGGCCTTGTTTGAAAAAGTTCGGAAATTCCGTGCCCATGTGGAAGACAGTGACTTGATTTACAGGCTGTATGCCATTCAGACAGTCATCAAAACAGTCAAATTCATTTTGATCCTTTGCTACACAATGACATTTGTTGCCTCTATAGATTTTGACCATGTGTGTGAGCCTGAGATAAAGCATTTGACTGGATACTCTAAATTCCATTGTACACATAACATGGCTTTCATGTTGAAGAAGCTACTTGTCAGCTATATTGCTCTCATATGTGTTTATGGCGTTATTTGCATATATACATTGTTCTGGCTTTTTCGTCGGCCACTAAAGGAGTATTCCTTTGAAAAagtcagagaggagagcagcttcAGTGACATTCCTGATGTTAAAAATGACTTTGCTTTCCTCCTCCACATGGTCGATCAGTATGACCAGCTGTACTCAAAGCGTTTTGGAGTTTTTCTCTCAGAAGTGAGTGAAAACAAACTTCGAGAGATCAGCCTGAACCACGAGTGGACCTATGAGAAGTTGCGACAGCATGTAACACGCAATGCTCAAGAAAAGCTGGAACTTCATCTTTTTATGCTATCCGGAGTTCCGGACGCTGTGTTTGATCACACCGATTTGGAAATCCTTAAACTAGAATTAATCCCAGAGGCCAGGATAACTGCTAAGATCTCACAAATGATAAACCTCCAGGAGTTGCAATTCTATCACTGTCCAGCCAAAGTTGAGCAGActgctttcatttttcttcGCGATCACCTACGGTGCCTTCATGTCAAATTCACAGATGTCGCTGAGATTCCTAGCTGGGTATACTTATTAAAAAGCTTAAGGGAACTATACCTGATTGGTAACCTGAActctgaaaacaataaaatgattggACTCGAGTCTCTCCGAGACCTCAGGCACCTAAAGATTCTGCATCTCAAAAGCAACCTCACAAAGGTTCCCACAAACATAACCGATCTGTCCCCACATCTGATCAAGTTGGTCATTCATAATGACGGTACAAAGCTTTTAGTACTGAACAGTTTGAAGAAAATGATGAATCTCGCAGAGTTGGAGCTTCATAATTGTGAGCTGGAGCGAATCCCCCATGCTATCTTCAGTTTGAGCAACCTTCAGGAGCTTGATCTCAAATCCAACAATATTCGTACCATCGAGGAGGTCATCAGCTTTCAGCACCTGAAGAGACTAACGTGCCTCAAGCTTTGGCACAATAAGATCATCAACATTCCTCTGTCAATCAGCCACGTCAAAAACCTTGAGTCACTCTATCTCTCGCACAACAAGCTTGAGTCTCTACCCTCTTCATTATTCACCCTCCTGAAGTTGAGGTACCTTGACGTTAGCCATAACTCCATAGTGGTGATACCACTGGAGGTTGGCTTTCTGCAGAACCTCCAACATTTTGCCATTAACAACAACAGAGTCGAGGTCGTCCCAAAGCAACTGTTCAAGTGTAACAAGCTGAGGACCTTATGTATCAGCCACAACTGCATCTCGTCCATTCCTGAGAAAATTGGCCAACTCACACAGCTGGCACATCTGGAAATGAAGGGAAACTGCCTGGATCGTCTGCCCGTCCAGCTCGGTCAGTGCTGCCTCCTCCGCAGGAGCTGCCTGATGGTGGAGGATCACCTCTTCGACTCTCTCCCCATGGAGGTCAAAGAGAGCATCAATCAGGAATCCAGTGTTTCTTTTACAAATGGGTGCAAGTGTCTAAGTGATGGGCGGTAG
- the lrrc8db gene encoding leucine rich repeat containing 8 VRAC subunit Db isoform X1, translating to MRRLFTGMFTLTEVASLNDIQPTYRILKPWWDVFMDYLGIVMLMLAIFSGTMQLTKDQVVCLPILEQTPEEAGGFLGPQPPETADGFWNKESAIGEQAAPLMAKRPPDSVAPTIHMAQQSTVGQPQPTGVRTKLDFQQYVFVNQMCYHVALPWYSKYFPYLALIHTIVLMVSSNFWFKYPKTSSKIEHFVSILGKCFESPWTTKALSETACEDSEENKQRLADASCLLKHLSTSSEEGSPNQSAPVLTKSGVTFSAEKLVSEVPSMTILDKKDGEQAKALFEKVRKFRAHVEDSDLIYRLYAIQTVIKTVKFILILCYTMTFVASIDFDHVCEPEIKHLTGYSKFHCTHNMAFMLKKLLVSYIALICVYGVICIYTLFWLFRRPLKEYSFEKVREESSFSDIPDVKNDFAFLLHMVDQYDQLYSKRFGVFLSEVSENKLREISLNHEWTYEKLRQHVTRNAQEKLELHLFMLSGVPDAVFDHTDLEILKLELIPEARITAKISQMINLQELQFYHCPAKVEQTAFIFLRDHLRCLHVKFTDVAEIPSWVYLLKSLRELYLIGNLNSENNKMIGLESLRDLRHLKILHLKSNLTKVPTNITDLSPHLIKLVIHNDGTKLLVLNSLKKMMNLAELELHNCELERIPHAIFSLSNLQELDLKSNNIRTIEEVISFQHLKRLTCLKLWHNKIINIPLSISHVKNLESLYLSHNKLESLPSSLFTLLKLRYLDVSHNSIVVIPLEVGFLQNLQHFAINNNRVEVVPKQLFKCNKLRTLCISHNCISSIPEKIGQLTQLAHLEMKGNCLDRLPVQLGQCCLLRRSCLMVEDHLFDSLPMEVKESINQESSVSFTNGCKCLSDGR from the coding sequence GAATGTTCACCCTCACAGAAGTAGCCTCCCTGAACGACATCCAGCCAACCTATCGAATCCTGAAACCATGGTGGGATGTCTTCATGGATTATCTCGGTATTGTCATGCTGATGTTGGCCATATTTTCAGGAACCATGCAGTTAACCAAAGACCAAGTGGTCTGTCTTCCCATCCTGGAACAAACTCCAGAGGAGGCTGGGGGCTTCTTGGGCCCCCAACCACCAGAGACAGCTGATGGTTTCTGGAACAAAGAAAGTGCCATTGGGGAGCAAGCTGCTCCCCTAATGGCTAAAAGGCCTCCTGATAGCGTTGCACCTACAATTCACATGGCACAGCAATCTACTGTCGGGCAACCCCAACCTACAGGTGTCAGAACCAAGCTGGATTTTCAGCAGTATGTTTTCGTGAACCAGATGTGCTACCATGTTGCCCTTCCTTGGTATTCCAAATATTTCCCCTACCTCGCTCTAATCCACACTATTGTTTTAATGGTCAGCAGCAACTTCTGGTTCAAGTACCCGAAGACAAGCTCCAAAATAGAACATTTTGTGTCCATCcttggaaaatgttttgaatcaCCTTGGACTACTAAAGCACTGTCCGAGACCGCTTGTGAGGACTCGGAGGAGAACAAGCAAAGACTGGCTGATGCGTCCTGCCTCCTTAAACATCTGTCCACAAGCAGCGAGGAGGGGAGTCCAAACCAGTCTGCCCCAGTGCTGACTAAATCTGGGGTCACGTTCTCGGCTGAAAAGCTTGTGAGTGAAGTTCCCTCTATGACGATACTGGACAAGAAAGATGGGGAGCAAGCAAAGGCCTTGTTTGAAAAAGTTCGGAAATTCCGTGCCCATGTGGAAGACAGTGACTTGATTTACAGGCTGTATGCCATTCAGACAGTCATCAAAACAGTCAAATTCATTTTGATCCTTTGCTACACAATGACATTTGTTGCCTCTATAGATTTTGACCATGTGTGTGAGCCTGAGATAAAGCATTTGACTGGATACTCTAAATTCCATTGTACACATAACATGGCTTTCATGTTGAAGAAGCTACTTGTCAGCTATATTGCTCTCATATGTGTTTATGGCGTTATTTGCATATATACATTGTTCTGGCTTTTTCGTCGGCCACTAAAGGAGTATTCCTTTGAAAAagtcagagaggagagcagcttcAGTGACATTCCTGATGTTAAAAATGACTTTGCTTTCCTCCTCCACATGGTCGATCAGTATGACCAGCTGTACTCAAAGCGTTTTGGAGTTTTTCTCTCAGAAGTGAGTGAAAACAAACTTCGAGAGATCAGCCTGAACCACGAGTGGACCTATGAGAAGTTGCGACAGCATGTAACACGCAATGCTCAAGAAAAGCTGGAACTTCATCTTTTTATGCTATCCGGAGTTCCGGACGCTGTGTTTGATCACACCGATTTGGAAATCCTTAAACTAGAATTAATCCCAGAGGCCAGGATAACTGCTAAGATCTCACAAATGATAAACCTCCAGGAGTTGCAATTCTATCACTGTCCAGCCAAAGTTGAGCAGActgctttcatttttcttcGCGATCACCTACGGTGCCTTCATGTCAAATTCACAGATGTCGCTGAGATTCCTAGCTGGGTATACTTATTAAAAAGCTTAAGGGAACTATACCTGATTGGTAACCTGAActctgaaaacaataaaatgattggACTCGAGTCTCTCCGAGACCTCAGGCACCTAAAGATTCTGCATCTCAAAAGCAACCTCACAAAGGTTCCCACAAACATAACCGATCTGTCCCCACATCTGATCAAGTTGGTCATTCATAATGACGGTACAAAGCTTTTAGTACTGAACAGTTTGAAGAAAATGATGAATCTCGCAGAGTTGGAGCTTCATAATTGTGAGCTGGAGCGAATCCCCCATGCTATCTTCAGTTTGAGCAACCTTCAGGAGCTTGATCTCAAATCCAACAATATTCGTACCATCGAGGAGGTCATCAGCTTTCAGCACCTGAAGAGACTAACGTGCCTCAAGCTTTGGCACAATAAGATCATCAACATTCCTCTGTCAATCAGCCACGTCAAAAACCTTGAGTCACTCTATCTCTCGCACAACAAGCTTGAGTCTCTACCCTCTTCATTATTCACCCTCCTGAAGTTGAGGTACCTTGACGTTAGCCATAACTCCATAGTGGTGATACCACTGGAGGTTGGCTTTCTGCAGAACCTCCAACATTTTGCCATTAACAACAACAGAGTCGAGGTCGTCCCAAAGCAACTGTTCAAGTGTAACAAGCTGAGGACCTTATGTATCAGCCACAACTGCATCTCGTCCATTCCTGAGAAAATTGGCCAACTCACACAGCTGGCACATCTGGAAATGAAGGGAAACTGCCTGGATCGTCTGCCCGTCCAGCTCGGTCAGTGCTGCCTCCTCCGCAGGAGCTGCCTGATGGTGGAGGATCACCTCTTCGACTCTCTCCCCATGGAGGTCAAAGAGAGCATCAATCAGGAATCCAGTGTTTCTTTTACAAATGGGTGCAAGTGTCTAAGTGATGGGCGGTAG